Proteins from one Paenibacillus sp. J23TS9 genomic window:
- a CDS encoding MFS transporter: MTSSFQAKRAVPVILLFFVFALIIDNSFKLVSVAIANDLGISTAAVSLQASLAGLVIGIGAVVYASLADSISIRKLLSAGIILICIGSIIGFVFQHSYLFVLIARMIQTAGLASAETLYVIYVTKHLPKEEQKKFLGFSTSSYSLSLVIGSITGGYVSTYLSWAMLFLIPLLSLILLPFILKYLPKEQSRKSHVDFIGLLLIAAIAASVMLYLTDFNWIFIVIFAIAAALFLGYISKSTKSFIGISFFKNKRFVAVLVIAFVIYSVQLGYIFIFPFVLQKMYGLQLDTISLLLIPGYVTAVLVGALSGKIAKVLTNKQAVSIAMFIIACSLALPALIGDSSVIVYVLSMLLFSGSFAFMYAPMLDSCISTIPVEKSGTAIGFYNLVLNVAVSIGIAYTASLMEAVSFGTVLFILCLITLLALVMYWLLVGRLTESK, translated from the coding sequence ATGACCTCATCCTTTCAGGCGAAAAGAGCCGTGCCCGTAATTCTGCTCTTTTTCGTGTTTGCTTTGATCATTGATAACTCTTTTAAATTGGTTTCAGTAGCAATCGCCAATGATCTGGGCATCTCGACAGCCGCAGTCAGCTTGCAGGCCTCCTTAGCGGGACTTGTGATTGGTATCGGCGCTGTGGTCTATGCCTCTTTGGCCGACTCCATCAGTATCCGAAAGCTGCTGAGTGCGGGGATTATCTTAATCTGTATAGGTTCAATCATCGGGTTTGTATTTCAGCACTCTTATCTCTTCGTTCTGATTGCGCGTATGATTCAGACGGCGGGGCTCGCCTCGGCTGAAACGTTATACGTGATTTATGTGACGAAGCATCTGCCCAAGGAGGAGCAGAAAAAGTTTCTGGGATTCAGTACGAGCAGCTACTCGCTTTCCCTTGTTATCGGTTCCATAACGGGAGGATACGTCTCTACGTATTTAAGTTGGGCGATGTTATTCTTGATCCCGCTGCTCTCCTTGATCCTGCTTCCTTTCATTCTAAAATATTTACCGAAGGAACAATCGCGCAAGAGCCATGTGGATTTCATCGGCCTGCTCCTCATCGCAGCGATTGCGGCGTCGGTCATGCTGTATTTGACGGATTTCAATTGGATCTTTATTGTAATCTTCGCGATTGCCGCAGCGTTATTCCTTGGCTACATCAGCAAGAGTACGAAGTCGTTCATTGGCATCTCCTTTTTTAAAAACAAGCGGTTTGTAGCCGTTCTTGTGATTGCCTTCGTGATTTATTCGGTTCAACTGGGCTATATTTTCATTTTCCCGTTCGTTCTTCAGAAAATGTACGGGCTTCAGCTGGACACGATCTCGCTGCTGCTGATTCCCGGGTATGTAACGGCGGTGCTGGTTGGCGCGCTGTCCGGCAAAATCGCCAAGGTACTGACCAATAAGCAAGCGGTCTCCATTGCGATGTTCATCATTGCGTGCAGCCTGGCTTTGCCCGCCCTTATCGGAGACAGCTCGGTTATTGTATATGTTCTCTCGATGCTGCTATTCTCAGGTTCATTTGCCTTCATGTACGCCCCTATGCTGGATTCATGCATAAGCACAATTCCTGTGGAAAAATCGGGAACGGCGATTGGGTTTTACAATTTGGTGCTGAATGTGGCCGTTTCTATTGGTATTGCTTATACGGCGTCTTTGATGGAGGCTGTATCATTTGGAACGGTGTTGTTTATCCTTTGCCTGATTACACTGCTTGCGCTTGTAATGTACTGGCTGCTTGTAGGCCGACTCACCGAGTCCAAATAA
- a CDS encoding Ig-like domain-containing protein, producing the protein MYFAKRIGILFLSLSIIAGLVFIKPIGVVNADTSTPLTATIVISNSSLTLGQTSTVTITFSEAVSGFTLADLTVSNGTLSSLSSSNEVTWTATFTPIDNIYAASNVITLNMTGVVNAAGIAGNGFTVSGNYSIDTLHTVAPIVVSVVVPANGTYGMGQSLDFTVQMSEPVTVIGTPQIALVIGTTTVQAVYDSGSGTNTLVFRYTVQAGQEDTNGISIRSMTLNGGSIKDAFNNNAVLTLNGVGSTAGILVSTTTPAILNVNVPSAGTYKSGDSLDFTITMSKNITVSGTPQLMLDIGGVKRVAPLNGGTLSNTNMLQFRYNVQSGDHDYDGITIEALTLNGGSIKDGLGNDADLTLRNAGSTAGVLIDTTLPTFTGYVLGKGNAYIDVTFSEGVFADNHGAGALAPGNLRLNFDRNGGSATGAAIHSLKRTDGGSLTGGETVIRVMLDIVGIPNGQESIEVVPADGASIYNVAGNAVESTQSTGKIRLLDMRAPVIIPPTVDPQPEPGPQPTQPTQPASSQVPSGSQEEGIALLVNGMLQKNIFTVTTQTVNGVKTTVMKMDEAKINALLQQADSGYVLINRVTNHSGHVISELSAQLAMSLEAKGAVLEVQTENAVYRLPVQQIRVQSLSNLFGPGVALQDIRIRVEITNVPANQVRFIPEQDSGIPLVSPAVDFKIIAEHNGKEVMIEKFNAYVERMIAIPAGTDPGQITTGVLIMTDGTMKQVPTKVVQVDGKWFAAMNSMTNSTYVLIHNSKTFDDIASHWARKSIEDLASRLVINGVNENSYVLDEAITRAEFTAIVTHALGLRLADHEMHFIDVNSGNWFSNAVQVAVSYGLIQGYGDESFKPDQSITREEAMVMISKAMNMTMHNATLSIEQQNELLAPFRDQAKFSLWARNGAALNIQYGIIQGNQQQAHPGQNITRAETAAIVERLLKTLKLI; encoded by the coding sequence GCCAATCGGTGTAGTAAATGCTGACACTTCCACGCCCCTGACGGCCACCATAGTGATCTCCAACTCGTCGCTGACCTTGGGTCAGACCTCAACGGTGACAATCACGTTTTCGGAAGCGGTGAGCGGTTTCACGCTCGCCGATCTGACGGTTTCGAACGGAACGCTGAGCAGCCTCAGTTCATCCAATGAGGTCACGTGGACGGCGACGTTCACGCCGATTGATAACATCTATGCGGCGAGTAATGTGATCACGCTAAACATGACGGGCGTGGTGAATGCCGCAGGCATTGCAGGGAATGGCTTTACTGTTTCCGGTAATTATTCTATCGATACGCTCCATACGGTTGCACCCATTGTTGTCAGCGTAGTGGTTCCGGCAAATGGAACATATGGTATGGGCCAAAGCCTGGATTTCACGGTGCAGATGAGCGAGCCTGTAACCGTGATTGGAACTCCGCAGATCGCATTGGTTATCGGGACAACGACTGTTCAGGCTGTATATGATAGCGGTTCGGGGACAAACACGTTGGTATTCAGATATACGGTGCAAGCCGGGCAAGAGGATACGAACGGGATCAGCATCCGTTCTATGACGTTGAATGGCGGTTCGATCAAGGACGCGTTCAATAATAATGCAGTATTAACGCTAAATGGCGTAGGCAGTACAGCGGGAATATTGGTGAGCACAACCACTCCGGCGATTCTAAATGTGAACGTACCATCGGCCGGTACTTATAAATCCGGCGATTCCTTGGATTTTACGATAACCATGAGTAAGAATATTACGGTTTCCGGAACGCCGCAGCTCATGCTGGATATCGGTGGAGTGAAGCGTGTGGCCCCCTTGAATGGCGGGACATTGTCCAATACCAACATGCTGCAGTTCCGCTACAATGTGCAATCCGGCGATCATGACTACGACGGTATTACCATCGAAGCCTTGACGCTGAATGGCGGTTCGATCAAGGACGGGCTCGGTAATGATGCGGACTTGACGCTTCGCAACGCAGGCAGTACAGCGGGAGTACTCATTGATACAACACTCCCAACATTCACAGGCTACGTTTTAGGCAAGGGTAATGCCTATATCGACGTGACGTTTAGCGAAGGCGTATTTGCAGATAATCACGGTGCTGGCGCATTGGCTCCAGGCAATTTGCGCCTGAATTTCGACAGAAATGGCGGAAGCGCAACTGGCGCTGCCATTCATTCGTTGAAGAGAACAGATGGAGGGAGCTTGACGGGCGGCGAGACCGTCATTCGAGTCATGCTTGATATCGTAGGGATCCCGAACGGTCAAGAGTCCATTGAAGTCGTGCCGGCGGATGGAGCATCCATTTATAATGTGGCAGGTAACGCCGTAGAAAGCACTCAGTCGACCGGAAAGATAAGGCTTCTTGATATGCGGGCGCCAGTGATCATACCGCCGACAGTTGATCCGCAGCCAGAGCCAGGGCCGCAGCCAACACAACCGACACAACCGGCATCGTCGCAGGTACCATCCGGCTCTCAAGAGGAAGGTATCGCCCTACTCGTGAACGGAATGCTGCAGAAAAATATATTTACAGTAACAACCCAAACGGTAAATGGAGTCAAAACGACGGTTATGAAAATGGATGAGGCGAAGATCAATGCGCTGCTACAGCAGGCAGATTCAGGATATGTGCTTATAAATCGGGTGACCAACCACTCCGGTCATGTCATCAGCGAGCTGAGCGCGCAGTTAGCCATGAGTTTGGAGGCCAAGGGAGCGGTACTTGAAGTGCAAACGGAGAATGCCGTTTATAGACTTCCTGTCCAGCAGATCCGTGTTCAGTCTCTGTCGAATTTATTCGGCCCCGGCGTTGCTCTGCAAGACATTCGAATCCGGGTTGAAATCACTAATGTACCTGCCAATCAAGTCAGATTCATACCTGAACAAGACAGCGGCATTCCGTTGGTCTCTCCTGCGGTGGATTTTAAAATTATAGCGGAGCATAACGGCAAAGAAGTTATGATTGAGAAGTTCAATGCTTATGTAGAGCGAATGATCGCGATACCAGCCGGAACGGATCCGGGCCAAATCACAACCGGCGTGCTGATAATGACCGATGGCACAATGAAGCAAGTCCCGACGAAGGTCGTTCAAGTCGATGGTAAATGGTTTGCTGCCATGAACAGTATGACGAACAGTACTTATGTGCTCATCCATAACAGCAAGACATTTGACGATATTGCCTCCCATTGGGCACGGAAAAGCATTGAAGACCTGGCATCGCGCCTAGTTATTAACGGTGTGAACGAGAACAGCTATGTACTGGATGAGGCCATTACACGCGCCGAATTTACAGCGATTGTCACACATGCGCTTGGGCTGCGGCTTGCCGATCATGAAATGCACTTCATTGATGTCAATTCCGGGAATTGGTTCTCCAACGCCGTTCAGGTTGCCGTATCTTACGGGTTAATCCAGGGTTATGGGGATGAGTCATTCAAACCAGACCAAAGCATTACACGTGAGGAAGCTATGGTCATGATTTCAAAAGCGATGAATATGACGATGCACAACGCTACACTGAGTATAGAGCAGCAAAATGAATTGCTAGCGCCATTTCGTGATCAAGCGAAATTTAGCCTGTGGGCGCGAAATGGAGCAGCACTGAACATCCAATATGGAATCATACAGGGTAATCAGCAGCAGGCCCATCCAGGTCAAAACATCACCAGAGCGGAAACGGCCGCGATCGTTGAGCGTTTGCTTAAAACATTAAAATTGATATAG